The sequence AGGCGGCGGCCCTCGTGGCGGCCGTGCTGGGCGACGCTGTGGAAGCGGCCGGCGGCGAACGTGGGGCGGGGCTGACCGCGCTCGGCCGCACGGCGGGCACCGAGGCCGCGAGCCGGACGGCACCGGTCGAGGCGCTCGTGCTGGAGGTGCCGTACCCGAACCCGGCGGCGGGGAGCGCGACCGTGCCGGTGGTACTCGCCGAGCGCGCCGCCGTGCGGGTCGCCGTCTTCGACGTGCTCGGACGTGAAGTCGCGGTGCTCCACGATGGTTTCGCTGAGGCGGGAACTCACCGCTTCGCCTTCGACGCGGCCGACCTGCCCTCGGGCGTCTACCTCGTCCGAGCGGCCGTGTCGGGGGCCGGCGGAGGGCCGGCGTATACTCAGCCGATCACGCTCGTGAACTGACGCTCGCTCGACATGACTGCACGCTTCCGTGCGCTGACCGCCGCCGCCGGGGTGCTCTTCCTTTGGAGTGCTCCGGCGGCGGCGCAAGTTTTCGTGACCCCTGACACCGTCGCCGTTTCGCTCGCTCAGGGCGAGACGGCCGAGGTCGTGCTCGCCGTCTCGAACGCCGGGGCCGACACCACGTTCGCTCTCTCTCTCGCGCCGGCTCCGAGGGCGGGCGACCCGCCGGAGGCACCGGGCACGGTGCTCTTCACGAGCGAGACCATCTGCTGCGGCTTCCTCGACCTCACGACGACGCCCGACGGACGGCTCTTCGTCAAGAAGAGCGGCGACGAGGCGCTGGAGTTCACGCCCGAACTGGCCTTCGTGCGCGAGTTCGAGCACCCGCGCACGAAGCTCGTCGCGGCCGGTGTCGGGATCGCCTACGACGCCGACCGGGGGACGCTGTGGTTCCTCGACGTGCAGAGCGACGACAACGTGACCGAGCAGGCGCTGCTGCTGGAGGCCGACCTCGACGGCGAGGCCACCGGACGCACCCTCCCCGCCTTCTGGGACCCCGACGCCACCTGCCTCCTCCCCTCCGGCCGACCCGCCGCCCTCGCCTACGACGCCGCCGCCACCCCCGCGCTCACCGGCGGCGCGGCGCGCTTCTTCTACCTCGACCACCCCAACGACACCGTCTGGGCCACCGACACCACCGGGCTGGCCGCCCCGGGCTACCCCTACCCCGTCACCGACTACCCGGGCCCGCCCGCGGCGTGCCTCCTCGGCACGGCGCTCGACGCGCACGCGCTCTCGTCGGCGCCGGGCGTGGCGGGCGCGGCGGTGCTGGAGGTGATGGGGGGGTACCCGGACGAGGTGCCGTCGGACCTCCCGACGCGGGTGGTGGTGACGGACCGGGCGGGGCGGAG is a genomic window of Bacteroidota bacterium containing:
- a CDS encoding T9SS type A sorting domain-containing protein — encoded protein: AAALVAAVLGDAVEAAGGERGAGLTALGRTAGTEAASRTAPVEALVLEVPYPNPAAGSATVPVVLAERAAVRVAVFDVLGREVAVLHDGFAEAGTHRFAFDAADLPSGVYLVRAAVSGAGGGPAYTQPITLVN
- a CDS encoding T9SS type A sorting domain-containing protein, whose product is MTARFRALTAAAGVLFLWSAPAAAQVFVTPDTVAVSLAQGETAEVVLAVSNAGADTTFALSLAPAPRAGDPPEAPGTVLFTSETICCGFLDLTTTPDGRLFVKKSGDEALEFTPELAFVREFEHPRTKLVAAGVGIAYDADRGTLWFLDVQSDDNVTEQALLLEADLDGEATGRTLPAFWDPDATCLLPSGRPAALAYDAAATPALTGGAARFFYLDHPNDTVWATDTTGLAAPGYPYPVTDYPGPPAACLLGTALDAHALSSAPGVAGAAVLEVMGGYPDEVPSDLPTRVVVTDRAGRSRGAETPLVGLPTPDGFGSVLRLGGVVRSRLDPSVLYLTVVTGLGGASTRDWVYAVRAAPLPPVWLRGGPILFEVESDGETELTLTLDASGLGPGVYEAVASVRAGDGIGPVVAEVPVTLTVAPVSAEDAPEPPGAFRLGAPYPNPAAGRATVPVTLTERAEVRVAVLDVLGREVAVLHDGFVEAGTHRFAFDAARLPSGVYFVRATSGLARQVQPLTVVP